ATTGAAATCACATATTGAACGCTACGGGGACCGGGCCGTACTGGTCGAGGATTTTGAGATGATTGTACAACAGTTTGAGCAGGTACAGCCACATGTGGTACTTCTGGATATCAACTTGCCCAGTTACGATGGTTTCTATTGGTGCCGCCAGATTCGTACGCTGTCCACATGCCCCATTTTGTTTATCTCCGCGCGAAGTGGGAAGATGGATCAGGTCATGGCACTGGAGAACGGGGCGGATGATTATATCACGAAGCCATTTGAGCATGAGATTGTTATAGCGAAAATTCGAAGTCAGCTGCGCCGGGTATATGGGGACTATGCTGCACGTGATGAAGAACGCAAGGTGGAACTGGACGGCTTGGTCGTATACTTGGAAAGACTGGAGATTCAGCTTGGTGATCGCAAAGTGCAGCTGACGAAGAAGG
This Paenibacillus xylanexedens DNA region includes the following protein-coding sequences:
- a CDS encoding response regulator transcription factor → MYTIMIIEDDPKIAGLLKSHIERYGDRAVLVEDFEMIVQQFEQVQPHVVLLDINLPSYDGFYWCRQIRTLSTCPILFISARSGKMDQVMALENGADDYITKPFEHEIVIAKIRSQLRRVYGDYAARDEERKVELDGLVVYLERLEIQLGDRKVQLTKKETILLETLLRRSPKLVSRETILEKLWDDSFVDDNTLSVNVTRVRKRLAELGITDALETVRGSGYRLNNTWKAYSPS